The nucleotide sequence TACATAAAACCATGCAAGGTTGATCCTGAAGGGACCTTGGAACAGAATACCAGATCTTCAAGATCATTTATCATAACTCTTTCTTGTCCTCTTTGAcctaggaggaaactgagaccaagggaGGTTACCTTCTCCATCTGTTGCCATACAAACATTCTGGTTTTATTTTCATACACGTCATCTTCCCAACCAGCTCATAAAGTCCTGAGGACTTTATTTTAATTGTGTCTCCAAGATGCCTAAACCTCTGTTCTGCATACATTAGTcatttaataaaggcttgctgAACTCATTTGGATCAGCTTCCTCAGAAGAGGAGCTGGTTTGAACCGAGTCCCTTTTGGCTAACCTTTGACAGGTTTCATTAACCCCCATTAAATCATGGGAGGTGTTATTACACCTCTAAGGCTTGTAAATCTCAGCTCAGCCCGGTTAAGTTAAAACTCGGTTATAAGGCTGGATATGCCTTGTTAACCTCCATTAAACCCTATTAAGCTTCCCAACTAGAGCCTTAATGACTCTTAGGAATCTTGAATGTTTACTAAGCCCTGTTAAGCCTCATTAAACTTCAGTAAATCTAGTTGAGTGGGACAAGGGCAAGTGTCTTGGCTATTGCCTATTTTAAGTTCCAAAAAGAATCAATGCGTGAAAATGTCAGAGTTCCTTTGTTTCTTGTCCCATTTCCAGTTATGGGGGCCCTTACCTACTCAGAAAGTCACTCACTTGAAAGGTGACGGATAGATTTTCaagctctttccatttttaaagctATGACCCTATGATTACCTCCACTAAAAACTGAGAGTGAGTACTCACCTCCATGCACAAATGATCCAGGCTTAGATCTGCCATTCTCTTGGGTGAATCACTTCACTCCCTCTGGGTTTCCTCTCCAGTAAAAGTAGTGGCTGGGTTTCTAAGCTtgcttacatttaaaaaattccatttgcAAATAAGGATTCCCCACTAAAGTCTATATACATGGCTTCCTAAGAAACAATGGGCTAAAGTCATCCTCATGGCAGTGTAATATAATGAAAAGACCTCTGGACCTAGTATCAGGAGCCCCCAGTCCAGTGGCTGTACCTCTTTAAGAAGAGCTTTGTGACCTTTGAACAAGTTATgccacctctctgggcctcattatCATAAAAGCCATATCCCCAAATCCATGATGTCACCTGTGATTTTCCCAGTTCCACTGAGTATGACAACAATGCCATGGAATTTTCTTTAATGTTGAAATTCCCCAGGAAATAACTCCTTTCCCAGGCTTTCACGACTTCCCTTTAGTGGTGATATCACTTTATTTAAAAGTAGGAGCTATTTTGCTTtaatatttgtatccctagccaTTAGAACACTGCCTGATACTGTCCAGTATGCCCTTGGTCAATGCCTTTTaatttattccattaaaaaaCTGGAACTAAGTTCATGGACTCATTTATACTGTCTCTACTCAGACTGGGAGACTGTGAGGATTGGCTGCATGGGGGCAAGACTGTGGAAAGATCTTAGCTTCTCCTATTCTGTTGGATGATGTTTACATGTGGTACAAGAGCCTCAGTGGGGTACAGTGGTTGCAGCTGAGTTGACTTTATTGATGCCCTATTTACAATTTATTGAGTGGATCTGAAGAACAAAGCTGAAATTGGTCTTCTGAGAACCTCTCAAGTTCAGGCATAAATTCTCGCAATCACTGGATAAACTTGAACCTCTGCAAGAAGAGAAGTTTAGACTTATTTCAACCCAAGGTTGCCCTCCAGGTAGTTAGGATCATGGACCCAAAGTACTAAACTTGTTCAAATAGAGACCACTTCATATATCAGCTCCTACCCCTCTCCTCCAACAGTGGGAGCTCTCGGGGTGTATGCTGACAGGAAGAAccacatagtggatagagggtctGATTTTGAAGCCAGgaggacccaaattcaaattctgcccccCGACACaaactatgtgactctaggcaagtcatctaacctcttgtctccagacaACTCTCAGACTTTAAATTGTGATGTAGCTGCTGATCTGAATTGGTAGAAGTTTGTTCCTCATTGGACGGAGCTCCTTATACTGACAAAAATCAGAGATATGGTGGGAGAGAGGGGAAGTACTACATAGTGAAAACTCTATGGATTATAAGCCTTACTGAGGTTCAAAATAAGCAaattatgggggtggggggagtctaTTTGGATGAATATTGACATATATAACATTATCCCCCCATCCCTCCCTCAAAACCAAACTAGTCCATTGGTAGTTATCCCCTTAGCCTATGGCTGTGCAAGACAATTAATGCTGCATTATACCTGCCTTTGGAGGGCTTAGGGATATCTTGCAAGGTCTCAAATTGTTTCAAATGGCAGGCCTGAAAGTCCACTTAGATCAGATATGCCAATCCTTAGCCATGCAAAGGATTTGAATACAAATTGTTGGCTTAAGAGTTGTTTCTGAATATTctgataaaagtttttttaaaatctaagggggcagttgggtggatacgccaggcctggagacaggaggtcctgggttcagatctggtctgacacttcctagctgtgtgaccctgggcaggtcacttaacccccattgcctacccctttacCAGTATACAGTATGCTTCTcagatggaaggttaagggttaaaaaaaaatctaatcttccCAAGCACTGGGACACACTTGAGATTGGCCCAAAGTGTTCACTGGATATTTACCTCATATTTATCTAAGAGAGATGGGCTGTGCAAGAGCTCCAACTCTGACATTGTTGAGATTTGGGTACACGCTTCGGTGGTGTTTGGAGAATTTGCTATGAATCACTAAGCAAATcacctcatctgtcaaatgagatgatatactCCTTCCTTTGGAGGATTGAGGGTgggtaaagaaaaaattttgtaaGCTGCCTTACAAAGGCAGCCCAGTGTGctctaacttttaaaatttccaattctACTTTTGCCTTGGGATGATCACTTAGCAGCATTGTTAAagacaaagagggagaagaaagtcaCCTCGACAGGTAAGTGGTCTATGAGCAGGTAGTGACAGAAAAGAGAGGCTTCATTCTAACACAAACAGACAAGTCCAAAGTCATTTATAGAGAGGATACATCTGCTTAGACCATCCCAATTAATTCTCCCATGGTAGAAAGTTGTCAAAGGGCTCAATGCctattagaaatagaaaagaagactAAGGCACACTAGATCTTCAAGCGGTCTGGATAAGCCCTTCTCAGGTATGTTACAGTGAGGATTACTTTGGGGTATgagcttggactagatggctccctaaagtcctttccaagtCTCAAATTCTGCAATTCTGAGTAGACAGAGCAGCTCAATGAGGGAAAAGGTATTTGGCCCTCAAACCCCTCCAAATCCTGATACTTGCATCCTTCCTCTTTCAGTGGAAGAAAAGACATTTAGCACCTCCATTATCCTTAAAGTACCTTCTCTTTTCGAGGAAAAATAGCACTGTTCTTAATGTACAATGGACTCAAATGATTGTGATGAAAATTTCCCTTAGGTTTCAGCTAAAAACAAAAGCATTCTTACAAATACACTTGAACAGATGGTTCCTGACACCATCTTTTCTTGGAAAGAAATGTACTGCTATCgaaatgaagaaaacagattagctgtttaaaaaaccaaatctctccccacccccaaaacccAGTGGCATATTTCACCATTTTAGTCTGAGTTAGAGagatattttattctttgaaataCCAACATTTTCACAGAGGGCATTCAAATACTGCTTTAATCCATAGGCCTACCCGATTACCCCATTAACTATAACCAGGAGGGAACACCACCCCCTCTAGGTATTGAATGAGAGAGGGGCAGTACTGCATTCTGGTAGGGTCTATCGGGGTTTGACACAGTCTCTTGAAAAAGGATCTACCTCATTAAGATAAGACATACACATTACCCAGTGGTGAAGGTTCTTTTGATCTCTCACAATGCCCACCCCCCAAATCCTTTAGCTAAAAACAGCAAGACAGGCTAAAAGCAGCACAGTGTAGCAGGAAGGGCACTACACTCGTAGCCTGAAGACTCTAATCTGAGTCCTCACTTTGCCAATTGATGGACTAGTCACCCATatgatgtgaccttggacaagacactcACCTCcagtttcctccattgtaaaatcAGATTACTCTAGTTACTTCCTagttttgttgtgaggaaagtgctttggaaatggcaaagcactatAGAACTGTTACTAATTCTTATTATGAATAAATATACATGAAATTGAAATGAATGCAAGCCCTCAGGGAGCAAACTTCACCCTCTTCTCTTGGGCCGGAAGCACATTAAAATAAGATCCCCAAGATCCAAAGTATAATCTATATACattcatttacaaatatttaaaaatgcttgGATCTTTGGAACATGCATTTTGGATATGGGTACAAAGCTTTCCAGCAATGGGAGCATGTTGCAATTGAGTTATAGAAGTGCTCCTGGTAGTGAGTGACCTGTGGGTAGTGTTTATGTGGATCTGCTCCACCGAATCTTCCAAAACTTTGTAAAACCACCCAGTAACAATTCTCTCACTCTCACAGTCCTGATGTTGCTGTTGTACAAATATTAACATTCTGTCTTGGGGGCAAAACTACTTTGATTGCTCAAGGTTAAGATCTCAGTGTCAAAACCAAGTTAGGATATGGCGGCTGACCATAAAATGCAAAAATCAAGATAAACAGTTAAAATCCAAGCTTTTcttcaccacccccacccccaccttgaTTATAGCCTTTTGCAAAAGCATACTTTCAAACAAAaaactttaggaaaaaaaataccttGGCCTTGGCATATCATTATATGGGAAGAATCTGACTTTTAGAACATCAAATATTGGGCAAATTACTAAGCTTACCATTTTACCAATCAAGAAGAAGCAAACTGCTCATACGTGGGTCACTAGGTAGAGAAAAGCTCTAGTGTGGACACCATTGGAGGCCTGAGAATGCTGCGTGATCACTGAAGCCCAAGTATTTTCTGTACCTCAATTGGGTTTGTTTCGAGTGGAGACTATCACACCACTATTCTTGGAGATTGTGAACTGGTGACTAGTTAGTATGCTTCCTAAAGCATTCGGCCCAGCTACCTGGACCAGGCATCTTCTTTTGGCCAAGGAGTTTGCTCACGGAAAAAAGGAAGGTGGTTAGGGTCCTAGCTCATAGCCTCAGCCGAGACGGCTGTGTGTGTATATCGAGGATAGCAACACCAGTAAAGGTTTTCATGTCACTATTTCTAGAAACGCAACATTGCTCAACAAACACAACTGCCCTGAAATCCTAATTTGGCTTGAATCATCCCaacaccctccctccccccaacatacatacatacacaccaaATACTTGTATTCCTTTCACTCTCTCCAAAATAAggtcacagaatcttagagttggaaaaggacctggagtggtcatctagtccaactcctacCTGAAGCATGACACTAAGCTTTCACACCAACCCAACAGAAGAGATCTGTGGCAGCTGTTCACATTTGGTATTTTTGGTGCTCAATGAACTGACAGATCTTTTATCTGAGTGCCTACTCCAGGCAAGGCACTGTGTTGGTGGTGTGGAAACAGATTTCAAATGGATTCAGAAGGATGTGTTGGCTGACTCCAGTGAACTGCAAAGCTGGTGAAGAAATGAGGGACTTCTGGGTCCTGGGCAGATTACATGAAGGTACATATATCCCTCTGCCCATGCACCTTAATCCTTGACTGCTGCTTCCCTGGTATCTACGGCTGGGTCCCAACACGACGGCCATCTGGCTCTGGGGCAGTTACTGAATTGTTTGATTTATAACCTAGAAGATCCCACATTTCCAGAAGAAATGATTTAATGCTGTAATCTGCTGCATCATGGCCTGCCACAGTCACGTAAGAGCGCTTGACTCTACTTCTCAATCCAGTCTTAAAGGAAAGTCTTTCTATACACATATTGAAGCAATAGAATACACTACTCCTGGCCACAAAGGGCCTTACATATATAATAGGCGCTTAATGAATCTTcgttgaactgaactgaaaatTGAATTCTTCCATCATTCATACTTTTTTCCTTAAATGTACAGTAGAATTTAACAGTCTTCATAGGTACAAATGTACCAGGTATCACCAGTCCATTAAGTATTGTACTTAATTCCTTTACAGTTTGACTCTTCATCATTCCAGCTGCTTGTTACTCTCTGCTTTCTGGTCCAGTCTACTCTTGTTACTCTTCACCATATAGATGAAATAAGCAAGGGTCTCTTTCTCGTTCACTGGGATGTTCCGGAAGTGACGGCTGACAGTCtatgtggagaaaataaaggTTCACAATTCACAAACTGGAGCAATAATTCCTTGTCTGTAGAGACAATTCATGATGGGGGATTTCCCCATTTACAAGTAGGCTATGTTCCAAAAGTTTCTTTTGTGTTGGCCATTTGGAATTACTATTCCACAGAATGAGAACTAGATTCCCTGGATGGCACACACAAATCTATTTGATGTTATAAGGGAGACATGATATAACAGGTCTGCAACCAGAAGTCCTTAGCTTGggtcttggctctgccatttgCTGGCTGTGGGACCTTAGGCAAGCCACCTCCTCTCTTTGGGAGTATTTCCTCATCCTACTTACACTATTCAACTCACTTGGTTATTGTAAGGACCCAATGAGACCACCTGTGCAAAGTTCTTTGTAACTTTTTAAGTGTTATATGAATGGgaactataatttttaaatggctgTGAGGGATGCTAAAAAATGATTTCAATGACACTTGATTGCCCTTAAAAAGTATTTTTGCAGGAAAATGTATTTCTAACTTTAATACAGGGTGCCAggaattaatttctcctttctactGGCTCAGTGAATCACAGGACAGTGAGAGTCTCACTGAGGATGGTTTCCCTAGGGATATACACTTCAGAGTATCATTAATTTGTTAACTCTCCATATTCAACTGAgtttaatataacatatattttgaGAAGCTACCATGCATTCGAAATAGGAAGGATACCTAAATATGAGGAGGTATCTCTCCATAACAAGTAGGTAACTTTTTTTACTCAGGGCTCTGATAAGGAAACAAATGGAAGCTGCCTTCTAGAAAATGGTGGCTTTAGGGGTAAGGGTAGTCCATAAAGACCTGGTCTGAATTTCAGTTTTGCCACTTAATGGTGTGGCCTTATTAAGTCACTCTaccatctccattttaaaatggGGCTAAAACTACTACTTCAAAGGGCAGTTGTGaaaaaagtgctttgtgaatCATAAAACATCAAAAACATGACTTGTTGTTATTATTAGCAGGTGTAAGTCAAATGTACAATGAAATTTTTGTCAATCCACTCAAGAACAAGCCTCCCTCCTTTAAGATCTTTGTAAACATGCTTATTTCTTAGATCTGTCGAAATAGTTAATTGAGTAAATGAAGCTTCCAAATCCATAAATTAGTCTaagaagaacatgaaacatgtaaaacaaggaaagaaaaaagaaacaaacactcTTTTCAATGACTTCTTATTTCTTCAAGTCCAAATTTGTTAGTCTGGTATTCAAAAGCCTTCACAATTAGATGCCATACTATCCTTTCAGCCTTATCTCAAACTACTGTGATTCCCTCTAATCAATATTGTTACATGCATTCATCCTCTCATAACTCTTTGGTTGCCTTTCCCTTAGTATTATTTAGTATTAAGGTTATTTATGTAACAACATAATCACAAAGGCCATGAGGGGAGAGAGTGCTCCACATAAACTTTGTATCTCTCTTAGTGCCTACCAGGCACATAAGTGATTTACAACTTTTCACTGAATTCTTGATGACTGTATTTTAAAGTTCAGTGAGTACAGGTTTCCTTTTATCCCTTTCCCTCCTACTCCTTCGACCAAGAGCCTAAAACATGTTTCAAAAGATGAAATACAATGTATTAGAACTCTTCTGGATTTTACTTGGATATCCAGTTAGGACAAGTCAAGGAAAAATTGGATAAACCAATGAAGAAGCTTCCATagaaaagataaaagggaaatgaggCTGCTAGCCTTTACGGTACAGCAGAAAATCCAGAGTTGACCATTGGATCTTAGACATACAGACCactatatttcaaataaaaaaggagtGGGGGAGCAGATAGGAGGGAACCCACAAAAATGTCATCAGAGTAAGGAGATGATTTTAAAGTAATATGTGAGGTTATTGGCATATTTATGACTGCATGTGTAAAGGAGAATgtataaaactgtgaatatctAACCATCACATTACAATGAGAAAGTAGGAGACTTGGGGTCTTAGTTTGGCTTTGATACTAGTTGTGTGGGCttagacaaataatttaattttttctttatcttttaatctCTTCAACTCTggagaaacattttcttttaaagaaagaagcaaagagccACAGTCCTAGAAAGGTGTTTGGGAGAGCTTAGGGGGAGCTAATTCAGCACATTTGATACAGACAGGAAAAGGGCCCTTTTTATAGATGACTATACAgaggataaatttaaaaaaaaaaagcatcagagAATGCAGCAGGGACTAGTGAAAGAAGTCAGGAGAGAGAGTATGAAGGTCATTACTTTCAAAAGCCACTGCCCTACATACTTCTGCTAGCTGTGCCTTGTTGAATCCTGGTCTGGTCTGTAACTTGTAATGCCTTTTGTAGCGCCTCAATGTATTCACCTGCAGCTGGTACAAATCAACCTGGAGGGAACAGTAAAGAAATCATTATCAGCAAGTATTTTATGATCTGCTCAGCACTGGCAagttatgaatgaatgaatgaatgaatgaatgaagcattaagctcttactatgagcacaacactgtgctaaatgctagaaatacaaacagaaaaggcACACTACTGTGGTACTGCTATGAAGGAGGTCTATAAATGGTAGCTAAATGAATTTATAAGTCATTTGGGAAGGTAGAACTAAGATAGAAAGGATTGGCAATTAACAAAACTTAGGGCTAAAACTATGTGATACTGATCATGCCAGAGAAAGGGAATGAACAGTTAGGCCTGGAATGTTCAAATGGCCTTCATGGAATTATGATATGGGCTGGCCTTCTAGGATGAGTAGAATTTAGAGAAGTGAAGAATTGGAGGGAAGTGATGACATAGTATAGTATAAGGTAAAGTAAGCAGAGAGAAAACCTGCCTCATGG is from Gracilinanus agilis isolate LMUSP501 chromosome 2, AgileGrace, whole genome shotgun sequence and encodes:
- the SAP30L gene encoding histone deacetylase complex subunit SAP30L isoform X2, whose product is MNGFSTEEDSREGPPAPAPAPAPAAAPAPAPGYGQSCCLIEDGERCVRPAGNASFSKRIQKSISQKKLRLDIDKSVDLYQLQVNTLRRYKRHYKLQTRPGFNKAQLAETVSRHFRNIPVNEKETLAYFIYMVKSNKSRLDQKAESNKQLE